A window of the Paenibacillus woosongensis genome harbors these coding sequences:
- a CDS encoding YheC/YheD family protein, producing the protein MIQHIAEKKTVVAVLTVEDPESLFRGNKANFRDIINTGKDLDFPVYVVTTKDLKLSAKRIRGYHYSSESKTWSKQWFPLPDVVYNRIPHREDEQKRNVRKKIDACIQHRTIHIYNPYFFNKRKLFEWLKRNRSTKAFVPNTRRLLSPRTLEAMLLIYGRLYLKPESGKAGKGIMLLQYEEEHEKPFRLTIQGQRYRNIIYRTDKLDLLWRRIRREMRKAPYIMQEAIKLTTYRDRNFDLRILVQKTGKGAWMVTGVGARLAGPKRITTHVPQGGSIESPEKLLTPTFGSEMTNAIINRLRSNAVLIAKQIEKASGHMLGEMSMDLGIDTEGNMWFFEANSKPMKFDEPQIRKKSLERIFQYSQHLASQPKNPSA; encoded by the coding sequence ATGATCCAGCACATCGCTGAAAAAAAAACCGTGGTTGCCGTTCTGACTGTAGAAGACCCGGAATCCCTTTTCCGCGGAAATAAAGCCAACTTCAGAGATATAATAAATACCGGCAAGGATCTGGACTTTCCCGTCTACGTCGTGACTACAAAGGATTTGAAGCTGTCAGCCAAACGGATCCGGGGGTACCATTACAGCTCCGAGAGTAAAACCTGGTCGAAGCAGTGGTTCCCCCTTCCCGATGTCGTGTATAATCGGATTCCACACCGGGAAGACGAGCAAAAACGTAATGTCCGCAAAAAAATCGATGCATGCATCCAGCATCGAACAATTCATATCTACAACCCCTATTTTTTCAATAAACGCAAGCTGTTCGAATGGCTGAAGAGGAACCGCTCTACTAAAGCGTTTGTTCCAAATACCCGGAGACTTCTTAGTCCCAGAACGCTTGAGGCCATGCTCCTAATCTACGGGCGCCTCTATTTAAAGCCGGAATCCGGCAAGGCCGGCAAAGGAATCATGCTCCTGCAATATGAGGAGGAGCATGAAAAACCTTTTCGTTTAACGATCCAGGGCCAAAGATACAGAAATATCATTTACCGGACCGACAAGCTAGACCTGCTCTGGAGACGAATAAGAAGAGAAATGAGAAAAGCTCCATATATCATGCAGGAAGCCATCAAACTCACCACATACCGGGACCGCAATTTTGACCTGCGCATACTCGTGCAAAAAACGGGTAAAGGCGCATGGATGGTCACTGGCGTTGGCGCACGGCTCGCTGGCCCTAAAAGAATTACTACCCATGTGCCTCAAGGCGGCAGCATCGAATCGCCCGAGAAGCTGTTAACCCCTACTTTCGGCAGCGAGATGACCAACGCAATCATTAATCGCCTGAGATCCAACGCCGTGCTCATCGCCAAGCAAATTGAAAAAGCATCAGGGCATATGCTTGGTGAAATGTCGATGGATCTCGGCATTGATACAGAAGGAAACATGTGGTTCTTTGAGGCGAACAGCAAACCGATGAAATTCGATGAACCGCAAATCCGCAAAAAATCGCTCGAACGAATTTTTCAATACAGTCAGCATTTGGCCAGTCAACCCAAGAACCCATCCGCTTAA
- a CDS encoding YheC/YheD family protein, whose amino-acid sequence MSLTYCNVHFTQQPQRVVYVSGSLMKNLKLSGKKSVHLRLGQDRIPATVKPINKPGNHIYLASSVRKGIKIPKSGAIYLRSNQDGEVHLGPLIGVLSDGPAGSTQNRFGSRTTFIKQLLKLGSKQSYIFAFTPRDINWEQETVNGYFLNESGHFYRKTVPLPDVVYNRLPSRRAETTSSIGLLRERFIRKKIPFFNWSFFNKSDIYKLLERDPMVNRYVPESIMNPTPEQIKNLLDRHSLIYYKPNNGSLGNGIYRLSYIPKNGYYARYRLRGKNALLRFSSFGSLMRTLQERHGRSLRSYVAQQGIRLIEIDGCPIDFRFHMHKNGRNNWVVVGIGAKKAGKGSVTTHLKNGGSLLTPEQALGRAFGSRADEVLRHAKNVAITLAQAIEYHHQHLIGEIGFDIGIDKDEKIWMFEANAKPGRSIFQHPSLRAEGKASVEHILEHCLYLSKFRRREG is encoded by the coding sequence ATGAGTTTGACTTACTGCAATGTCCATTTCACGCAGCAGCCCCAAAGGGTCGTCTACGTGTCGGGATCATTAATGAAGAACCTGAAATTATCAGGGAAGAAGTCCGTTCATCTCAGACTGGGCCAAGACCGCATTCCTGCAACAGTCAAACCGATTAACAAACCAGGCAACCATATCTACCTTGCATCGAGCGTTCGTAAAGGAATCAAAATTCCGAAATCAGGAGCCATATACCTTCGCAGCAATCAAGATGGCGAGGTCCATCTGGGCCCGCTAATCGGCGTGTTATCAGACGGCCCCGCAGGCTCCACCCAAAATCGGTTCGGTTCCAGAACAACCTTCATCAAGCAGCTTCTCAAGCTGGGAAGCAAACAGTCCTATATATTTGCCTTTACCCCGCGCGATATCAACTGGGAACAGGAAACCGTCAACGGCTATTTTCTGAACGAATCCGGGCATTTTTACCGCAAAACAGTTCCGCTGCCGGATGTCGTCTATAACCGCCTGCCCAGCCGGCGGGCCGAGACGACCTCGTCCATCGGCCTGCTTCGGGAGCGGTTCATTCGCAAGAAAATTCCGTTCTTCAACTGGAGCTTCTTTAACAAATCGGATATATATAAGCTGCTGGAACGAGATCCCATGGTCAACCGTTACGTACCGGAATCGATTATGAACCCTACACCCGAGCAAATTAAAAATTTGCTTGACCGCCACTCCCTCATTTATTACAAACCGAATAACGGAAGCCTGGGAAATGGCATTTATAGACTTTCCTATATCCCAAAAAACGGTTATTATGCCCGTTACCGTCTGCGGGGGAAAAATGCGCTGCTGCGCTTCAGCTCCTTCGGCAGCCTGATGCGCACCCTCCAAGAAAGGCATGGCCGGTCGCTCCGCAGCTACGTAGCGCAGCAGGGTATCCGCCTAATCGAAATTGACGGCTGTCCCATCGACTTCCGGTTTCATATGCATAAGAACGGCAGGAACAACTGGGTTGTTGTCGGCATCGGAGCCAAGAAAGCAGGAAAAGGCAGCGTAACAACCCATCTTAAGAACGGAGGTTCGCTGCTGACTCCCGAACAGGCACTTGGCCGTGCCTTCGGCTCAAGAGCGGATGAAGTGCTGCGTCATGCCAAGAACGTCGCCATTACGCTGGCCCAAGCCATAGAGTATCACCACCAGCATTTGATTGGTGAAATCGGCTTCGATATCGGAATAGACAAGGACGAGAAAATATGGATGTTCGAGGCTAATGCCAAGCCGGGAAGATCTATATTCCAGCATCCATCTCTAAGAGCCGAGGGAAAAGCATCCGTTGAGCATATTTTGGAGCACTGCCTCTATCTTAGTAAATTCCGCAGGAGGGAAGGCTGA
- a CDS encoding YheC/YheD family protein, with translation MNPSSQGIIGIMVSECAGPLPFAEAAFCRQLCHIGRRQKMTIYVFCPGWVTPGSRSIPGYTFENGKWIRKPFPAPEIIYDRCISHDKRQQRRKQRCLASLSEKQPFVYLARALTGKWSVYQALKKHRFIAPYLPDTVRYENPEHLNRWLLAQEGGAFLKPQNGTHGKRTLHVQNIKGSLDVGLIITGRSGSNQLFRKKFRSKEDGLDWIHRFIANRAYLLQPYLRLNNSRDEPFDVRVLMQKNENGMWSMTGMAVRAGRKHSLTSNLHGGGTAHKAVPYLIKEFGEHRGIQTVRIIQRLAEAIPEHLESHFGRLAELGIDFGVEPGGHVWILEVNSKPGRSSFFRIGDMQGAQKSVENPIQYARYLLLRKTLA, from the coding sequence ATGAATCCCTCTTCACAAGGCATTATAGGCATCATGGTAAGCGAATGCGCAGGCCCCCTTCCTTTTGCGGAAGCGGCATTTTGCCGTCAATTATGTCATATCGGCCGCCGGCAGAAAATGACGATATATGTTTTTTGTCCGGGGTGGGTTACCCCGGGCAGCAGGAGCATCCCTGGATATACGTTTGAGAACGGCAAATGGATACGAAAGCCGTTTCCGGCTCCTGAAATCATTTACGATCGCTGCATTTCCCACGACAAAAGACAGCAGCGGCGCAAGCAGCGATGTTTGGCGTCCCTTTCCGAGAAGCAGCCCTTTGTTTATCTAGCACGCGCTCTTACCGGCAAATGGTCCGTCTACCAGGCACTCAAAAAACATCGCTTCATAGCCCCCTATCTTCCCGATACGGTTCGATACGAAAACCCTGAACATTTGAACCGGTGGCTGCTCGCACAGGAAGGTGGAGCCTTCCTGAAGCCGCAAAACGGTACGCACGGAAAGCGGACATTGCATGTCCAAAATATCAAGGGGAGTTTAGATGTCGGGCTAATAATCACAGGCAGAAGCGGCAGCAATCAATTGTTCCGCAAAAAATTCCGTTCCAAGGAAGATGGACTGGATTGGATACACCGGTTCATCGCGAACAGGGCATACCTGCTGCAACCCTACTTGCGGCTGAACAATAGCAGGGATGAACCTTTCGATGTCAGAGTACTGATGCAAAAAAATGAAAATGGCATGTGGAGCATGACAGGTATGGCAGTACGAGCCGGACGCAAGCACTCCCTCACCTCTAATCTGCATGGCGGCGGAACTGCGCATAAAGCCGTTCCTTACCTGATCAAAGAGTTCGGCGAACACCGCGGCATTCAGACCGTACGAATTATTCAGCGTCTTGCAGAAGCCATTCCTGAGCATTTGGAATCCCATTTTGGCCGGCTCGCAGAGCTCGGAATCGACTTTGGCGTTGAACCGGGCGGACATGTATGGATTCTCGAGGTCAATTCCAAGCCGGGCAGATCATCCTTCTTCCGCATCGGCGATATGCAAGGCGCCCAAAAATCCGTGGAAAACCCGATACAGTATGCACGATACTTGTTGCTTCGCAAAACTCTAGCCTAG
- a CDS encoding YheC/YheD family protein codes for MHSKKIKVQIMKPGLLEDDCLVVGELLIKQLKIPTNQPLQLSFGSFRHNVKVIPLSRLDGIRISQGLAKSMALPARSTLRIFYRPQSSTIQLGPIVGVLISQDYPDVTERPFGPITQFCRELANACQQQGVFVYFFTPSHIGSSSSKVTGWLYADGWKKTELPAANVFYNRLTSRKLENKPSVQHFMKEVKSLYGSHYFNEKFLDKTEVFDALGKAPSVAGYMPESHLFRNYAMLKSMCSRHPIVFLKPIKGSLGKGIIRISRLDGGGYQTLTAQVGGTQKHNYASLSKLFTTLSGKMKSTRYQIQQGLHLILMDRRPVDFRALVQKNRFGKWSVTSVVARIANDQHFVSNLARGGSLCTLKNAISRSTLPPAAKKRLNVRLKKAALDIALGIDQQIPAHFGELGIDLAVDQHGRIWLLEVNSKPSKNDNTPLGGSKIRPSVKQVIEYSRFLSGF; via the coding sequence ATGCACTCCAAAAAAATTAAGGTACAAATCATGAAACCGGGTTTGCTGGAGGATGACTGTCTCGTGGTCGGAGAGCTGCTGATTAAGCAGCTGAAAATTCCGACCAATCAGCCGCTTCAGCTATCCTTCGGTTCATTCCGGCACAATGTCAAAGTCATTCCCTTATCCCGGTTAGACGGGATCCGGATCAGCCAAGGACTTGCCAAAAGCATGGCTCTTCCAGCGAGGTCGACGCTTCGGATCTTTTATCGCCCCCAATCCTCCACCATTCAGCTTGGTCCGATTGTCGGTGTCCTAATCAGCCAGGATTACCCTGATGTAACGGAAAGGCCTTTTGGCCCCATCACCCAGTTCTGCCGGGAACTCGCTAATGCTTGTCAACAACAAGGTGTCTTTGTTTATTTCTTTACCCCGTCCCATATCGGAAGCAGCAGCTCGAAGGTGACGGGATGGCTTTATGCAGACGGCTGGAAGAAAACCGAGCTTCCGGCCGCAAACGTGTTCTATAATCGCCTGACATCGCGCAAATTGGAGAATAAACCTAGCGTACAGCATTTCATGAAAGAAGTAAAATCCCTCTACGGCAGCCATTACTTCAATGAAAAATTCCTGGATAAAACCGAGGTTTTCGATGCGCTTGGCAAGGCTCCTTCGGTGGCGGGATATATGCCAGAATCACACTTGTTCCGCAATTACGCCATGCTGAAATCGATGTGCAGCAGGCACCCTATCGTGTTCCTCAAGCCAATCAAAGGAAGCCTCGGCAAAGGGATTATCCGCATATCCCGGCTGGACGGCGGCGGATATCAGACACTGACCGCTCAAGTCGGAGGCACCCAGAAGCACAATTACGCCAGTCTTTCCAAGTTGTTCACTACCCTATCCGGGAAAATGAAATCGACGCGGTACCAGATCCAGCAAGGACTTCACCTGATACTTATGGACCGGCGGCCAGTGGATTTCAGAGCATTGGTACAGAAGAACAGGTTCGGCAAATGGAGCGTTACCTCCGTTGTCGCCCGGATTGCGAATGATCAGCATTTCGTATCCAATCTGGCGCGAGGCGGCTCGCTCTGCACGCTGAAGAATGCGATATCGCGCAGCACACTTCCCCCGGCAGCCAAGAAGAGGTTAAATGTCAGGCTCAAGAAGGCGGCTCTCGACATCGCGCTTGGCATTGACCAACAAATTCCGGCTCATTTTGGAGAACTCGGCATTGATCTCGCAGTCGACCAGCATGGCCGCATTTGGCTGCTTGAAGTGAATTCCAAACCTTCAAAAAACGATAATACGCCGCTTGGCGGGAGCAAAATACGTCCTTCCGTCAAGCAAGTGATCGAATATTCGCGCTTCTTGTCCGGCTTCTAA
- a CDS encoding DUF445 domain-containing protein, translated as MADWLYIVVSVAIAAFVGGVTNHFAIKMLFHPRSPVMIGKWRVPFTPGLIPKRREDIAESLGNVVSDYLVTAEGLQDMVMRPEFRLQAEEKLGELLNRWVSSSLTVKEAALRIWSEEEWEAVKGRSASALTAILQYGFRHAWHKYGWEQKPLKSLVPGWSENNRQVWSEAAADAILDAVAEELLSSQGQRLLAKMAAGLADNAGGFLGTMAAIFMDEEKLVQKLTPTLVRALQGEEARAKVASAIRARMEIYGEKPVGEVLRSLAGSEPEAWIGQKLDELPLEAWIAKAEGVKLASLLEPWYSQAAAAVPSLANRMLRLIARVIPPAMKAIRLPQLVKEQVQKFPVERLEEVILSVSGKEFRAITWLGVLLGGMIGLIQSLLLLWVGR; from the coding sequence TTGGCAGATTGGTTATACATTGTAGTTAGCGTCGCCATAGCTGCGTTTGTTGGCGGAGTCACGAATCATTTTGCAATAAAAATGCTTTTTCATCCGAGAAGCCCGGTTATGATCGGCAAATGGCGCGTCCCGTTTACGCCGGGGCTTATTCCAAAGCGAAGGGAAGACATTGCAGAGTCTTTAGGCAATGTGGTCTCCGATTATCTCGTTACGGCGGAAGGGCTGCAGGATATGGTAATGCGGCCGGAGTTTCGTCTTCAGGCAGAGGAGAAGCTGGGCGAATTATTAAACCGCTGGGTCAGCAGCAGTCTGACGGTAAAGGAAGCGGCCTTGCGAATCTGGTCGGAAGAGGAGTGGGAAGCCGTTAAAGGCAGATCAGCCTCAGCTCTCACGGCAATTCTTCAGTACGGTTTCCGGCATGCATGGCATAAATACGGCTGGGAACAGAAACCGCTGAAAAGCTTGGTACCAGGCTGGTCAGAGAATAATCGTCAAGTGTGGAGCGAAGCGGCAGCCGATGCGATTCTAGATGCCGTAGCGGAGGAGCTGCTCTCCTCGCAAGGGCAGCGGCTGCTCGCCAAAATGGCCGCCGGACTTGCGGACAATGCAGGCGGATTTCTCGGAACGATGGCCGCGATCTTCATGGATGAGGAGAAGCTGGTTCAGAAGCTTACGCCTACCCTTGTCCGCGCTTTGCAGGGCGAAGAAGCCCGCGCAAAGGTCGCTTCCGCGATCCGAGCGCGCATGGAAATTTACGGCGAGAAGCCGGTCGGCGAGGTGCTGCGCTCTTTAGCGGGGAGCGAGCCAGAAGCCTGGATCGGGCAGAAGCTGGACGAGCTTCCGCTGGAGGCATGGATTGCCAAGGCTGAGGGCGTAAAGCTAGCTTCACTGCTTGAGCCGTGGTACAGTCAAGCTGCAGCTGCGGTACCCAGCCTTGCGAACCGCATGCTGCGCCTGATCGCTCGCGTCATACCGCCTGCGATGAAGGCGATCCGGCTGCCGCAGCTCGTGAAGGAGCAGGTTCAGAAGTTTCCTGTTGAACGGCTGGAGGAGGTAATACTCAGCGTCTCCGGCAAGGAATTTAGAGCTATTACCTGGCTCGGTGTACTGCTAGGCGGCATGATTGGGCTGATCCAGTCCTTGCTGCTGCTGTGGGTTGGGCGTTAA
- a CDS encoding YlbF family regulator, with the protein MNIYDKAHDLAKALKESQEVSDITSAMKLVDADPESKRMLDDFRQKQNEVQQRMMSGDMPSPEEMEQMEKLFEVLSLNLNIRRLFDAERRLSVIIQDVNKIITDSLQHLYGSELS; encoded by the coding sequence ATGAACATTTATGACAAAGCACATGATCTGGCAAAGGCGCTTAAAGAAAGCCAGGAGGTGTCCGATATCACTTCGGCGATGAAGCTGGTGGACGCTGACCCGGAAAGCAAACGGATGCTGGATGATTTTCGCCAGAAGCAAAATGAAGTACAACAGCGGATGATGAGCGGGGATATGCCGTCTCCCGAGGAAATGGAGCAAATGGAAAAGCTGTTCGAGGTGTTGAGCTTGAATTTGAACATTCGCCGCTTGTTTGATGCCGAGCGCCGTCTTAGCGTCATCATCCAGGATGTAAACAAAATCATTACGGACAGTCTGCAGCACCTGTACGGTTCGGAGCTTTCTTAA
- a CDS encoding DRTGG domain-containing protein: MQGHEESITKHEQLLQYIEGLKIGTKISVRKLARSMGVSEGTAYRAVKEAENLGIVITKERIGTVRVEKKPRNISDQLTFGDVVDIVEGHVLGGGEGLDKTLHKYVIGAMKIDAMARYIDAGSLLIVGNREDAHSLALEQGSGVLITGGFGTSREVKALADRLSLPIISSRHDTFTVASMINRALFDRLIKKKIMLVEDIVAAKPRPNMLKVNSNISDFDQLSLETGMQHFPVVDEWNRVIGIVSRKNVEDIGGGDHHIEKCMVRHPITVGLQTSLASAAQIMVWEGIDFLPVIDRNRKLVSSVTRKEVLQAMRDARNEPQLGETFEHLMWNGFVEERDEEGRLFFHGIITPQMSTDIGTISHGVLTSIMTQAGLIAAKDAGGGDYVVDHLTTYFVRPVQIENAVVITPVVLETSRRACKLEIVITHQDLLVSKAVMTLQSIDHA; encoded by the coding sequence TTGCAAGGGCATGAAGAGAGCATTACAAAGCACGAACAACTGCTACAGTATATCGAAGGGCTGAAGATCGGTACGAAAATTTCAGTCCGCAAGTTGGCGCGAAGCATGGGCGTCAGCGAGGGAACGGCATACCGCGCGGTTAAGGAAGCGGAGAATCTCGGCATCGTCATTACGAAAGAGCGGATTGGCACGGTACGGGTCGAGAAGAAGCCGCGCAACATTTCCGATCAACTGACCTTCGGGGATGTCGTAGACATCGTCGAAGGGCATGTGCTCGGGGGCGGGGAAGGCCTGGATAAGACGCTGCACAAATACGTGATCGGCGCGATGAAGATCGACGCCATGGCCCGGTACATCGACGCCGGGAGCCTGCTGATCGTCGGGAACCGGGAAGATGCGCATTCCTTGGCGCTGGAGCAGGGCTCAGGTGTGCTCATTACCGGGGGATTCGGGACGAGCCGTGAAGTGAAGGCGCTCGCGGACAGGCTGAGCCTGCCGATCATATCCTCCAGGCATGATACGTTTACCGTCGCTTCGATGATCAACCGGGCGTTGTTCGACCGGCTGATCAAGAAGAAGATCATGCTGGTCGAGGACATCGTTGCAGCTAAGCCAAGGCCCAATATGCTGAAGGTGAACAGCAATATTTCGGATTTTGACCAGCTGTCCCTCGAAACGGGCATGCAGCATTTTCCGGTCGTCGATGAGTGGAACCGGGTCATCGGCATCGTCAGCCGCAAAAATGTCGAGGACATCGGGGGCGGAGACCACCATATCGAGAAATGCATGGTCCGCCATCCGATTACAGTGGGGCTGCAAACCTCGCTGGCTTCGGCGGCACAGATCATGGTATGGGAGGGGATCGATTTCCTGCCCGTCATCGACCGCAACCGGAAGCTCGTCTCCTCCGTTACCCGCAAGGAGGTGCTGCAGGCGATGCGGGATGCCCGCAATGAGCCGCAGCTCGGCGAGACGTTTGAGCATTTGATGTGGAATGGCTTCGTCGAGGAGCGGGACGAGGAGGGGCGGCTGTTCTTTCACGGCATCATTACACCGCAAATGTCGACGGATATCGGGACGATCTCCCATGGCGTGCTGACCTCGATCATGACCCAGGCCGGCCTGATTGCCGCCAAGGATGCGGGCGGCGGGGATTATGTCGTGGATCATTTGACGACCTATTTTGTCCGGCCTGTGCAGATTGAGAACGCGGTCGTCATTACGCCGGTCGTTCTGGAGACGAGCCGCCGGGCCTGCAAGCTGGAAATCGTTATCACCCACCAGGACTTGCTGGTCTCCAAGGCAGTCATGACCTTGCAGTCGATCGACCATGCCTGA
- a CDS encoding YtpI family protein has translation MIESIQYVLYAGLLISCVFSVFFSIKSRRSIDGKIRGLSAAKMNISMGFMLIILALIQMFIFSGSSIRVVIGAIFMVLGAFNIFAGIRNHGLWSRYNAESNQS, from the coding sequence ATGATCGAAAGTATTCAATACGTGCTGTATGCCGGATTATTGATTTCATGCGTGTTCTCCGTCTTCTTCAGCATCAAGTCCCGACGTTCTATAGATGGCAAGATTCGCGGCCTGTCAGCCGCTAAAATGAATATCAGCATGGGCTTCATGCTTATCATTCTTGCTTTGATCCAAATGTTTATTTTCAGCGGTTCATCGATCCGCGTCGTGATCGGAGCCATTTTCATGGTATTGGGCGCTTTTAATATATTCGCCGGCATCCGCAATCACGGGCTCTGGTCGCGTTATAACGCTGAATCCAACCAATCCTAA
- a CDS encoding YtrH family sporulation protein — protein sequence MSTFLTKAVMDFFIAFGIVLGGALVGGIGAVISLQPPTQTMLDVADRIKIWALAAAVGGTIDPMRVIESNFFDGNLSPAIKQILYLLFAFLGAHMGSELVRWVCGGSRG from the coding sequence ATGAGCACGTTTCTGACCAAAGCGGTGATGGACTTCTTTATTGCTTTCGGCATCGTGCTGGGAGGGGCGTTGGTTGGGGGGATTGGTGCCGTCATATCCCTGCAGCCGCCAACCCAGACGATGCTGGATGTGGCGGATCGGATCAAAATCTGGGCACTGGCTGCCGCGGTAGGAGGGACGATCGATCCGATGCGTGTCATCGAAAGCAATTTCTTTGACGGGAACTTATCGCCGGCGATCAAGCAAATACTATACCTGTTATTTGCGTTCCTTGGCGCGCATATGGGATCGGAGCTTGTCCGGTGGGTATGCGGAGGCAGTCGGGGATGA